One window from the genome of Osmerus eperlanus chromosome 1, fOsmEpe2.1, whole genome shotgun sequence encodes:
- the si:dkey-56d12.4 gene encoding uncharacterized protein si:dkey-56d12.4 — MPSINCAVRGCHNTWGKRNQTLNYDCFDHGKKRSECCGPLFTLHRAPTDVEDLRLWLKALNLKNSPKCPFVCSYHFVDGKPTPEHPYPEKWLGYNAPLKRPRRVLEKYTPASASCAVEDDNCEETSPLPPEHNYGKNASPSIDQPLNCNQATQCSGPPELHRQLLRTDRLSLLYTGLPLDAFSFLANQLTKDYKNSFQLDAHDQVLMTLMKLRLNLLQDDLAERFHVSQSQVSKITSVWYDIMEEKMRSYIPWLPRETIQATMPQCFKEHYQTTTCVIDCSETPLQKPHNLDSRGESYSHYYGQNTIKYLVAIAPSGLIMFVSAAYGGRCSDKFITSNSGFLEYLRPGDVVMADRGFVISDLLHERKVKLILPAFTKKGMPLSEEDTTNTRRIANVRVHVERVIRRIKNLSQIIPVNLAHKFDKILRICAALSNLRGDIIHEED, encoded by the exons ATGCCTAGCATCAACTGCGCAGTTCGTGGCTGCCATAACACATGGGGAAAACGGAATCAGACCCTTAATTACGATTGTTTTGACCATGGAAAGAAGAGGTCTGAGTGTTGTGGGCCGCTATTTACTTTGCACCGAGCTCCAACCGACGTTGAGGATCTGCGTCTCTGGCTGAAGGCGctgaatttaaaaaactcaccGAAGTGTCCTTTTGTGTGCTCGTATCATTTTGTGGATGGTAAACCTACACCTGAACATCCCTACCCAGAGAAATGGTTGGGATACAACGCTCCTCTGAAGAGACCTCGGCGGGTGCTTGAAAAATATACGC CTGCATCTGCCAGCTGTGCAGTGGAAGATGATAACTGTGAAGAAACGTCTCCACTTCCTCCTGAACACAACTATGGAAAGAATGCCAGCCCTTCAATAGATCAGCCACTCAACTGTAATCAGGCAACGCAGTGTTCAGGACCTCCCGAACTGCATCGACAACTTCTACGCACTGATCGCTTAAGTCTGCTCTACACAGGTTTGCCTCTGGATGCGTTTTCTTTTTTAGCCAATCAGCTAACAAAGGATTACAAAAACTCCTTTCAATTAGATGCCCATGATCAGGTCCTTATGACCCTGATGAAGTTACGGCTGAATTTGCTGCAGGATGATCTTGCTGAGAGGTTTCATGTGTCTCAGTCTCAAGTCAGCAAGATCACGTCTGTGTGGTATGACATCATGGAGGAGAAAATGAGGAGTTACATCCCTTGGCTGCCCAGGGAAACTATCCAAGCAACAATGCCACAGTGTTTTAAAGAGCACTATCAAACAACAACCTGTGTGATCGACTGCTCTGAAACCCCACTGCAGAAACCCCACAACCTGGATTCAAGAGGCGAGTCTTATAGTCATTACTATGGCCAAAATACAATTAAGTATCTAGTGGCAATTGCTCCCAGTGGTCTGATCATGTTTGTGTCCGCTGCATATGGAGGCAGATGCAGTGACAAATTCATTACATCTAATAGTGGCTTTCTGGAGTACCTGCGTCCAGGAGATGTTGTTATGGCAGACAGAGGATTTGTCATTTCAGACCTCCTCCATGAACGAAAAGTGAAGCTGATCTTGCCAGCATTCACCAAAAAGGGGATGCCACTGTCTGAAGAGGACACAACCAACACCAGGCGCATTGCCAATGTGCGCGTCCACGTTGAAAGGGTCATTCGCCGCATAAAAAACCTTTCACAAATTATACCAGTAAACCTGGCTCACAAATTTGATAAAATCCTGAGAATTTGTGCAGCTTTATCTAATCTACGTGGGGATATCATTCATGAAGAGGATTAG